Within the Equus przewalskii isolate Varuska chromosome 1, EquPr2, whole genome shotgun sequence genome, the region taaaataaagaagcaagtcactagaaagtaaaaatatacacCCTAAACCTACCTACTTTAAACAGCATACGGCATTTTACTGACTCATGGTAACGTTCAAGATGGAAAACCCTGACTGGTTCTAATGATATAATAATGACTCAACCAAATCATCTCTAGAATATGCAGGTACTTTGGGAGAAAAGCTACATCCTGGCCTTAAATTCCATGAAGGTACTGGTCTGCTCATCTAAGTAATTGCCTGCAGCTTGATGTTTCCTATGGTCTAACACATGTGGGAGGAGCTGAGTGAAGGAGAAGCTTGGCTGAGCTCAATGTCTGGAAGACTCCATTAAACCCAACGAAATCCAAATGGCGTCTTTAACTTCTTAGTAATAAAGCTTACCTCAGAGCCAGAGCAGTAGACCACTTATAACCTCCAGTCCAATTGCAGTACAGCATTTTCGGGAAAGTACGGTtaccttaaaaaaaggaaaaacactctAAGTACATAGAAACATGGGTACAAAAATACTCTTACACAGAGACAAGTATAACTAGTGGCCTTGTAATTGAAAACCTAAAAAGTCAACTCCCTTTACAATAACAAATGTTTACTACAATGAATGGTAAAAGGCAAGTCCTTACTATCTATAAGCATaggtttaatatttaaatcaattaagTAAGGGTTACAGCTTGACTGTGAAATGCCCTACCAGCTATCGAGACTTTGTAAAGTGAAGAGTGAACAGTGTGGTACTGAGATGGACAAATCAAGTGATGGGAAAAGAGAGTGGCCAGACCACACACGTATAAAGACCTCCTGTGAGTCCTGAGACAACTGGCTATCCGTGTGAGAAAAAAGTGAAcctgaatcttcctcacaccatATACCAAAACGAATTCCAGGTgtattatagacctaaatgtgaaaggccAAACTTACAAATTGTAAAACAAACCACAGGAAATTATCTTTATGCAGCCGGGGTAAGAAAAGATTTCCTACAACTATGAAAAGAGCTAACTATGAAAGACTAATAACTTcaactaattaaaattttaaagttctgttcatcaaaagataccaaaagaaagtggaaaagcaaaagaagataaAACCTGGGAGATGATTTCAGGGACACGAAAGGTTACcatccagaatataaaagaattcccagaaatctttaagaaaaagataaaacttagAGATGTGGATTGGAGAGGCTGTGGATCATCAAGAAGAGTTATGCAGCACTGGGGGGAATAGAAATCGATCAAACCACTTACCATGCTACACAAAAATACATGCTAGACAAGAGTATATGCTAGACAAGCTTGTACACATGTGAAACCAGGaaacatgtacaaaaatgttAACAGCAGCACAATCTGTAAGAGTAAAAACCGGTAAATAATCCAAACACGCAGAATGGATAAACTATCATCCGATCTTACAATGGATTATGATACAGAAGTCAAAAACAATAAGAGAAGacatatggatgaatcttagagCCATAATGTtgacaggaaaaaacaaagtcctAGAAGACCATAAACAGCTTgctattattttatacaattctAAAACACGCCCTATTGGATAATATGTCACACTATATGTTATCATCTACATGTGACAGAACTGTAAATAATGTAGAAGAGGAAGTGGGATGGTAAGAGAATTCAGAGGGGTGGTTACCTCAAAGGGGAGGCGGCTAGCTGCGAGGGTAGCAGATGGCCTCAGTTGATTGATTGGGTACAACTCAATGACCATACACTATGCTCTAGACCCCacacattttttcttgttttatcaagaaaacattttaaaagataagaaaatttcaaattctctggatttttttttagttcattgAGTTTATTAACGAGGCTTGGCATAACTAAAAAGTGCTGACAAATGTTTCTGagtaaatcatttaaatttaattctcaaaTTTCTGGTTAAAGTTCCATAAGCAAGCTTAGAGAAAAACATTTTGCTTACAAATTTCCTTAAACTCCAACTTACCCAAGCAATGAATGTGGTCCCGCACCGTGCAGTTGGCAGTGTAGCGCTGTCGAGGGCAGGACACCGTCATGCAGCTGGTGGAATTGGAACACTCATAATCGGTTTCTGGAAGCTGCCAGCAAAATCTGCAAGTCATGTTGATGACGAAGTTCTTTTGGGATTTGAAGTCTTGATCCTACATACCAAAGGACACAGAACTAATCAATCATAATATGCTAATGTTATGTTAACATGTCAATTGTTAATATGTCAATAAAACTACATACCATATGGCACAAAATTCctaaagtatttaaatttatgaCCTAGCAGAAAGTGGCAGAAAAATAGGTACCAAAACAATATGTACACAAAACAAATGTATATAGTcctataatcataaaaatatacacccatttcatttccatttaaaaagtcattattttgttttctgcttataAAGTAGCACACGTTCTATGGATGCTGCCAtttggaaattacagaaaaaacCCTGTAACCTCTCCAGAGAACCACTtttcatcttcttccattttttcctcctGTAACATAGATTTATGTAAGTGGAACTTTACTGACAGCATTTGGTATCCTTTTTACTCCCACTTGACACTAtatgatacatatttttcaaaatcatttttaaatggtcaCACAATCACCTCTGCAAGtatcatatttattaattttcttgatCAATGCAAAATAGCTTTTATGGATAGCGTTCAAAACTGGGTAAGACCACTTGATTCAGGCAATATCATTTTAAACATCTGCATATTTCCAGTTATGCATTTATAACAAACATTTCTTATcaactgttttttaaaactagGTAATACACGTATGTGGTACAAATTCCCAGACGTGAcaggagagtgaggaggaagtCGGCTCTGCCCTCAGCAGCCGCTCCCTGCCAGCACCGCGCACTGCTCACCCAGAGGCCTTCCAGCGAGTTCGGTCGATGCATGGGCACATTTATAGCacatatatttctgttttaaaatttaactttccCACTGATATTTACTTTTCACGTAATTCTGTAGCTATCAGGAAATATCTCTAAAGCTGCCAAATCCTTTTAAATAGGTGCAATGTATTTATTTCAGTACACAGTGAACCATAAATTAAACAGTTCTCTCTTGGACATTTAGCTtgtttcaagtcttttgcccaggGAACCAATGCAGCTAAGAATGTCATTAGGCATACTGATTTGCATCCATCTGCAATAATGTctgtaagataaattcctagatatggaattgctgggtcaaagttTATGTGTATCTCTAAGTTTCATAGATATGACAAACTGCCTATAAGAGGTTGATCAATTTGCCCACCCAGTATCAAGAAATGAAAGCGTTTGTCCCTAATACCCTCATAAACTCAGTGTTATCAAACTTTTTGACTTTttctgccaatctgataggtTAAAAGaagtattaattttattcaattatgGGAAAAATTAAACATGTTTTTCATGTGTTGAAAgtccatttgtatttctttcctatGAACCATCTGCTCATGTCCTAATGCCATTTTTCTATAGGATTGTCACCTTTTCTCATTGGTTTTTAGGAAATCTTTACGTATTATCAACATTAGTACATTACTTGTCATGTGTGTTAGAAATACTTTTTCCTAGTTTGTCATCTatcttttgcttttatgttttttaggTCATGCAGAAATCTCAAATTTGTAGAAGTCAAAtgtatcaattctttcttttatggcttctaaattttatttcatatttggaaaaaaattcccGACTTTGGGATTATAAGAAAACTCTCTCATGCTCTCTCTGATACTTCATGGTTTCTTTTTGCATATTAAATCTTTGATctacttggaatttattttggacAAGACAGGGATTCCTCCTAATCTTTTTCCAGATAGCTATCCAGGAAACCCAACATTTACTGAATCTATCTTCTCACCACAGAGAAATACAGACCTGTTCAAAAGCTCATCTAGAGTGAAAAGATTTGTTACCTGTCCTCTGTGAAACAGCTGTCGTTACTAAGAACACAGAATCCATCTGAGGGAACTCTACCTGCTTCGGGCACACTAGCAGACTGGTATCTTCTCCAAGTTAATACAAAGCAACATTTTCTTCAAGCACATTTAGAGCTGACATCAACTGGCTTGACAGTTACCATTATAATTGGAACAGGAGCAATCTGATACAGAAGAAGTTgaaggatttttacatttatttctatttatatactTAACAGGGCCatcacaaaataatttctttgaatgGTGTAATCCAGTTGAGATTCTCTTAGCCTGTACACATGCAGAAGGACTGGAAGAGCTTTTTTCCCCATTAATTTTAAGTTCAAGATAAGTGGGGGAAGAGAGCGAGAGGGGCCtgagtgcatgcacacacaagcaAAAGAGAACGAGTatttgcatgtgtgcatgtgacAGGCGgggattatttcttcttgaaacgGGAACTTATTTACCAAGAAGGGACCCTACAGATTgtcactaaacaaataaggaGAGAACACATGGCTTGCCCGGGATCTCCTGGCAACGGTGGTCCTAGGACCCACACCTCCTGACAGGCAATTCACATATTTTATTGCTCTCCATTTTTAAGAAGGAACAGACCGCCAGACTCATCTTGGGGCAGACTTCAAACTCCACACCCGAGGACTGGGCACCTGCTATCTTAGAGGATTCTTATTACTGGCTAGTACAGCAAGCAGGTGAGATGAAAACACCTGGagtaggaggagagaaagaatctAATCAGGGCACATCTCAGCCAGGAGGTGAGACCAAGGAGTTCAGAAACTTCCCGAAGCTTTGTAATTTCCCtacctttgttatttttcttatcctCTGCTATTTTCCACTAAATGAAACTGTTTTCAGAACACCTACAGAAAGAAGAGATTGAGGACCATGTCTCCCTCTGTAACCAGTTTTGAGAGCTGAATGTCAAAGATGAGGAAGCAAACCACAGAGGAGGCAAACCCTATGAAGGCTCCCTTCAACGGCAAAGTCGGCCCGTCCTTCACTAAGTACCTACCACGCTCCAGacccaggagagagaaaattttaaaaggcttcaCGTAGGCTTAACCATCAGGTAGAGGGAAAATTCTATTGAAGAAACAGCGCCAAAGACTGATGACTAATAACTCAAGGGCAGTTATGAAGACTATCTGGCAATTGGCTCAATTTTCCAGTGTGCTTTAAAGGGTAACactgacaaatgaaaatgacagacTTAAGTTTACAAAAACCACATTCAGACACTGACACGGCATAAAACCCTATCTCCCCTTTGGAGGGAAGCctctctggctccctctcctGATAGTCTCCTGATACCAGACTTTGGGAGAATTACAGAAAGAGCCTGGCGGTGGAAGGAACTTTCCAATCTAGCCCTTCCCAGACCAAGTTCCAAAGAACCGGGGAAACAGTACCTTGTTCAAGTAAGTGACGGACATGCCACAAACGCTGTGTCAAAAGAAATCTGTGAAAGAGGATATAGAATGGaatctgttttttcctcctcGACCATCTCCCAGAACCAGGGTCCCATGGAAACACTTTAGGAAAAGCTATTCTGGGCCCATCCCCTCATTTAACAAGAGAAAGATTAATTAATCACACAGTTAATTATGGCAGGACCAAGAGTAAAACACTGCTTCACTATTCATTTCTACTCCTTAGCTCACCCAGATGCTAGGACAGTAGTCCCAAACAATGGGATGTGCAAGGACTTGCTGGGCTACTTGTTAAAAAACGCAGATGCCCGAGTCTCCCTGAGCTATCCACAGTCAGCGGCTCTGGGGCTGCCGCCAGGACTCTAACAGGAGCCCCAGCGAAGCAGCTGAGAAACAGGCTGGCCCTGGACACTCCAAGGAACACCAACTACCAAGGCCTTTCTAGGCTCCATCCTGTCTGTCAAGTAGCAGAGAGAGGATGGAGGTGTGATGATTGTGACAGGGCCATTTCTAAGAGGCAATAGCCGGTGTACTTGAACTTTCTCTACTTCCGACTTTCTGTAAGAAGGCTGATATTTGCTCCAATTTATCCTTACGTCAAAAAATTGCCATATGAACCCTTACGATCAAACCCTACCTGGAAatacaacgttcagtcttctgaTAAAGTTGACTGTGTtcctaaaatattaattatcaaATGCAGAGCACTTTCTTCCAGAATTTCCCCCACAGTCAAGTCTAAAGTCTACTTTTAACTCGAGGTTTACACTGAGTTTGTTTAGAACAAGTAAGTTGCAGTACTTACAACACAGGTAACAGAAGGTTTGACTGTGCAGTCAAAAGTGACAGGCTTCCCATAGACACAGGAGAAATTTGTCTTGCACTCTACACAGTCTGCAGGAAGTCTGCTGCATAAACCATTGCTTGGACACTTCATCACATAAGGTGGCATGTCGGTACTTTCTGTGAGAAGTGAGAGACAAGCTTATTCTTTCATAATACTGATCGGAATCACAGAGGAAAAGAACTTTCTAAGGTTAAGGGACACGATCATTACCAATGAGATACTGTGCTAGAATGGAGAAAGCAGAGTTGGAGTCAGAGACACCTGCAATTAAAGCAGGATTCGACAGCTCAACAGCTAAGTAAAAAGGACTTAATTACTGTCCCCAAAATGACTATGAAAATCAAAGGTGCTTATgtacatataatgtatatataatgcTAGGTATAAGTAGGGCCTCAAAAAATCTACCATGTAACAGGATGAAAAACTACGG harbors:
- the TM2D3 gene encoding TM2 domain-containing protein 3 isoform X2, whose translation is MAGAAVSLRALRRLCRVLLFLSQFYILSGGGSLNLDLSQPLAQSLKDPGPTRTFTVVPRAAESTDMPPYVMKCPSNGLCSRLPADCVECKTNFSCVYGKPVTFDCTVKPSVTCVDQDFKSQKNFVINMTCRFCWQLPETDYECSNSTSCMTVSCPRQRYTANCTVRDHIHCLGNRTFPKMLYCNWTGGYKWSTALALSITLGGFGADRFYLGQWREGLGKLFSFGGLGIWTLIDVLLIGVGYVGPADGSLYI
- the TM2D3 gene encoding TM2 domain-containing protein 3 isoform X1, giving the protein MAGAAVSLRALRRLCRVLLFLSQFYILSGGGSLNLDLSQPLAQSLKDPGPTRTFTVVPRAAESTDMPPYVMKCPSNGLCSRLPADCVECKTNFSCVYGKPVTFDCTVKPSVTCVDQDFKSQKNFVINMTCRFCWQLPETDYECSNSTSCMTVSCPRQRYTANCTVRDHIHCLGNRTFPKMLYCNWTGGYKWSTALALSPACCCSITLGGFGADRFYLGQWREGLGKLFSFGGLGIWTLIDVLLIGVGYVGPADGSLYI
- the TM2D3 gene encoding TM2 domain-containing protein 3 isoform X4; its protein translation is MAGAAVSLRALRRLCRVLLFLSQFYILSGGESTDMPPYVMKCPSNGLCSRLPADCVECKTNFSCVYGKPVTFDCTVKPSVTCVDQDFKSQKNFVINMTCRFCWQLPETDYECSNSTSCMTVSCPRQRYTANCTVRDHIHCLGNRTFPKMLYCNWTGGYKWSTALALSITLGGFGADRFYLGQWREGLGKLFSFGGLGIWTLIDVLLIGVGYVGPADGSLYI
- the TM2D3 gene encoding TM2 domain-containing protein 3 isoform X3, which translates into the protein MAGAAVSLRALRRLCRVLLFLSQFYILSGGESTDMPPYVMKCPSNGLCSRLPADCVECKTNFSCVYGKPVTFDCTVKPSVTCVDQDFKSQKNFVINMTCRFCWQLPETDYECSNSTSCMTVSCPRQRYTANCTVRDHIHCLGNRTFPKMLYCNWTGGYKWSTALALSPACCCSITLGGFGADRFYLGQWREGLGKLFSFGGLGIWTLIDVLLIGVGYVGPADGSLYI